In Deinococcus sp. QL22, the following are encoded in one genomic region:
- a CDS encoding glycosyltransferase: MFGGTPAGNEDYERHCRSVATGLHLDGNVTFEGRVADITDAYRAGQVVALTSVSEGFPYKVIEGMAMGRPPVATRVGGVPEAVGDAGLIVRPRDAVGVASALGRLLEDQPLRARLGRAARERVMQLFTLDGCLDAYRRAYPVALANSGSNLL, from the coding sequence CTGTTCGGGGGCACGCCCGCTGGAAACGAGGATTACGAACGCCATTGCCGCAGCGTAGCCACAGGGCTGCATCTCGACGGCAACGTGACCTTTGAGGGCCGGGTGGCCGATATTACCGACGCTTACCGGGCCGGACAGGTCGTGGCCCTGACCAGCGTCAGCGAAGGCTTTCCCTATAAGGTCATAGAAGGAATGGCTATGGGCCGCCCACCTGTGGCCACCCGTGTGGGCGGCGTGCCCGAAGCGGTAGGCGACGCCGGCCTGATCGTGCGCCCCCGTGACGCGGTGGGTGTGGCGAGTGCATTGGGGCGCTTGCTCGAAGACCAGCCGTTGCGTGCCCGCTTGGGCCGTGCCGCCCGCGAGCGCGTGATGCAGCTGTTTACGCTCGACGGCTGCCTAGACGCTTATCGCCGCGCCTACCCGGTGGCACTCGCGAACTCTGGGAGCAACCTCCTATGA